Genomic window (Oryza sativa Japonica Group chromosome 3, ASM3414082v1):
CGCGCCCTCCTCCAGGTACACGCCGATGGCCGTGAACTTGATGAAGTTGCCGGCGATCTCCACTCCCCTCACACCTGCACGACGGATCGATCAAACCAGCAAGCAAGTTCGCTTGCACGGCATTTCCACTTCTCCACTGACACGGAACACACAACGCAAACACAAACAAACCTGCGCCGGCGAGGAAGTGGGCGTGGCCGGAGCCCGGCGGGCGGGCCACCGGCGGGAACACGACGCCGTCGACCTCCACCTCCGACACGGCCGCCATGGATACAGGATCGGGTGAGCAACTAACTATCCAAGAAAACGTGGAGACAAATTTTGTATATAGACAAATTTGCAGTTGCAAATATCAAGGCGCGGGGGTAGTTGAATCCAAGGGCCACGAGCGCACGAGATGGTGTTAGCTGGGTGGCTATAATGAATAGTTGTGGTGGTGACATCGCAGCTGCTAAATTGATGGGATGGGCAACAACACCGCCACACCGGTCCGTAATTGCAACGCTGCCACTGATCGTTGCTACGTTCTTTTGTGCTGCTGGTGAACGGGGATGTCTTGTCTCTATCTCTGGCCTGCAAGCCTTCTTGCACTTTTACAAGCAATGTTTTGTTTAGAATTTTACAGGTAAGAATGATTCTAATGTCGACTGTGAGAAATCGGTGATGTTTGTTCATTTTGATGATATCTTTGGCCAAGATGATGCTATCACTGTGTAGTCGGAGCTGCCGTGCTGTTTGGTGGCAAGTTTGACAACAATAGCATGTGTTCGTGAAATTAGAGCTATCATGCCACTTTTATATCAAGTTGATTTTTGCGTTGGACTCTGTTACTTTATTGTTACTACTatatccatcccaaaataaatatagcCGAGGGTATatgtatccaacgtttgaccgtctgtcttatttaaaaaaatttataaaaaaatttaaaaatattagtcacacataaaatactatttatgacttatcatctaataacaataaaaatactaatcataaaaaaaattaaataagatgaaatGTCAAACATTAGATAAGAATAGTGCGAAATTACATTTGTTTTGGAACGGAGGAGTAGTTGGCTAGAGTTGAGTATTGTTTTGTGTGCTATAAGAAGGTACTGGTATTTTCCTTGAGATTCTTGGCGAGTGTCTTCACTTTGGaaggctgttttttttttattacggtCCATACGAAGCATGGTTAGGATGGTTGGGAGCAATTGGGACGTGGAAATTAGTCATTTTATAAGGTGGATTTATACAAAAGCTTCCTTTTAGTATATCACAAATTAAGTCAAACATAATTAATTGTTCCTACAGGTTAGGCTTGTGGAAATGACGAGTGATAGCATTCAATCAGTAAAGATTCTACGACTTGGGTGTGGAGACAAGTTATAAAGTCCAAAACATCTATGTTTGAAATCGAAGAGAGAATATGCCGTCGAACTTAACAATTAATCAGGAGCTTCGCATGCTATGCTAACCACACAATTCATTCAAGAACCAGAGGAATTAGGGATGCAGCCATGCAGGATCTATTTTTCAATAGAGACATGCCCATCATCTAAACAGCTCTATGTTACATATACTAAACTACAATAATCACATTCAAGCAGACTATTTTTTACTCTTACCCGATATGTTTCTCTCAACCAAAACTCAGAAGTACACACTTCATTTATTCTCCAATGAACAATACAAATGTTGGCAGGGTACTATTTCCCCGATTTACAGACTTAAATGCCTTCAACTGAGAAAATCCAACAAATAGAGAGCCACTATACTCCTTATACATTCCGCCAAAGACTTACAACCTATGGGATGCCCTTTCTCGTTCTAAAAGAATTTAATCTACGGACCTGATCTAAACTAACAAAATTTACAACTTGCTCTATACCTCAAGCACGGCGACTCAACTAAAAAACTCGTCAACCACTGCTtcaacaaaccaaaaaaaaaaaaaacttttgaccTTATGAACCAACGAAGAAACATTACAAGCTGAGAAGTACCTAAGAAAAATCAAAAACTAAATAAGGGGGAAGCAAGTGTATTGTGCCATGGAAACCTGAAACTCTGAAAGCAGCCAACAGCCTAACTGAACAGATCCAAAAGCATCTCTTCCAAAAGATCATCTTTTATCATGTTCTCCACATCCCTCCCTACCCTGTCAATGCAATCCGATAAATCTGGCCACTTCCGATCTAACGCTTTCTTCTCAGGCTTAGTCTTACTTAGCCCAAGTTCTTCCCGTCTCTGAACCAACATCTGCAAAATCTTCTCCAGGAGACCCTCTGAACCCCATACTGGTGCCATTTTTCTAGCAGATTTCACCCACGGGTGCATGTCCAAACATGGTGCAAGAATTTCTGATAATATGGTGTTAACCATATCAAAGATAAGCTTCCTGTCTGATCTTGACCATTCAGCAACTTTCATGTACTTCTTTTCAAGCTTCTCAAACACATCATAGCCTGCGGGACAATCAAGAGATTGGCATACCTTGTACAGCTGATCCTCCGCGGTGCCATGAATGCCAGAAACAATCAGTATATCCAGCACGTAAGAAAATTCTCTTTCCTCTTCATCTCCAAATTCTTCAAAGATATCTTCAACAAGCTGTATTGCTTCACCGTTCAGACTAGCATCTAGTCCATCCACCCCCAAAGCATAATCACTGATTCCAATTTCTCCTACCTCAGCTGTACTCTCAACAGATGGACATCTAACAAGTTCACTTTCTGGATGGAGATCTGCAATACAGAGGTAGAAAATAAAGTTAACTACAATAAAAGGAAAGTGTAACATAGGAAGTGAACAGTATCAGATCAAGAGGATCTTCTGTACCTAGCTTGATGCTTTTAGTGACAGAGAAATCCTCATCTGGAATTTCAAGAACAGATACTGGACTTGGCTGCTCTAGCTCCTTGTGGTTAGTGACATACATAGAGTCTAAATTTGCAGCAAGGGCACAGTGTACCTGACACATAACATTTGAGAAGCTCAACATAACTAGCAGATttgaaggaaagcaataataaAAGCTAAATAAATATGGCTATTTGAATAGAGAAGACAAATACTAATACTAGCTAAACttttcctgtcaagaatgttATCACAATTGAAGAGTTCTTCTAAAAGAACATTTTCCAATATTTACCTTCTTAAAAGTCATCTTCCATCGATCATTTACTGATAGGCACGAAGATGACATAGAGTGGTCACTTGAGTCACTGGTGTCAGTTGAAACCGATGCATGCAAATCAGCAATGCTGCCACTGGAGGAAAAGCACACAGCCTTCTCAGACTCACTGTCTGTAGAGCTCCATGATTGTTCAGTTGATTCTTCATTGCGTGGCTCTGAACAGTACAATTTATTCTGTCGGATTAATGAGTTATCCAATAAAGTCTGCCAATGTCTTCCCTCTGATGGGGTGGCCTTCTTATGAACCTCATTTTTCAAAAGCTTGTTGATTGCTCCTCCAAAATGTGCAATATTATGACGCCTCTTTAAAGCACCAACAGTGAAGTTTCCATTCTGATGACTGCTACTATTAGGTGGTTTTAGTAAGTGTGACATTTTCTCTGATAGGGAATATTTTGCATTCTTTGGACTTTCAGCACTTCTAACCAATTGATAACTGAAATTACTCATCCGTGCGGAGTTCTTTAATGGTGGAGGTGGCTTCGGATTAGTACTGTGTTTGCTGAGGTTGAACATAGGATGACAGGGTGATCCATAACTTGAGGTAGTACTACTTCCATGAAGCGATTTCCAATTGTAAGAGAATTTGCTCCGTCTTGAACTCGAAAAGGAAGTTTCTGCCTTTGCTGTATCAAGATGCATTAATTCTGCCAACACAGAAGGCTGTGAATGACAACTTCCCATTCCATTTTTCAGTTGTTCACCGGCAGAACATCTTGTAGAAGTGCCACTAGAATTTCTGTAATTGAATACCCTAGAGTCTGAACAAATCTGTAGCAACAAATATGTTTCAGAAACAAGAAACGGCATAGAAAATTTCCAAGTTTGTAGTGTACTAATAGTATTAATATTTCTCATAGGAGATCACTGAACGATTTGAAGTTATGAATAACTTACATAATCATTTTCGGTTGTGGATCCAGTGTTGCTTCTGAAATTTGATACTCCACGGATACATCGTTGTTTGCCCACAAGCGAAAGTCCTGTTCCTGATAACAAGAAATGGCAGCACAGGAAATAAGTCAACCCCAAAGCAAATAGTCCTCTTTTTCAGTTCCATAACAAGAACCATTCAAAGATGCTATAAGCCTATAAGATGTAACATTAACGACGTCACAAATTCACAAAGCTTCCATAAATATAGTTTGTTCTATAGGACACTTGAGAATTCGAAACACTAATCTCACCCGCAACGCATAGCAGGACACCCCGTTTTGTTTTGATTTTCATGATTTTACTACCCTTTTGTGTTCATAGGAGTTTCTGTCTCTCGGATAAACACAGAAACAAAACGGAAAGGAGCTTCGATTTTCACTATTTCCATTATTTCAAACTAATTTTGTTCCTGCAAGCAACCCAACAAAATGCAAGGAAGACGTAAGCAAAGCCCCTCGCTTCAACGATCCTAATTCCTACTAATAAACTTCCATTCCTGGAAGCAAGCACTAACCCACCATGCGAAATCAGCCGCGAAATCGACGGAAAACGTGAACACGCGATCGCAACTCCCAAGCAGTGAAATCAACCACATAACCATGAACAAATTCAAACGCCACGCCAAAAACAACCATAGTAACGAGCAACTGGCGCTAACCTTCCGCACGCCGCGGGACTGCGGCCGCGGCCGTGGCCCCTTGCTCCTtcgccagcgccgccaccgtccgccTGACGACCCCGCCCCCTCCCGTACGGCAGGGCCGCTGCGTccacctccgcccgccgcccccgcccgcgCCCTGCCCGCCCATCCAAGCCCTCCGACTCCGCCGCGGCAACCGCCCAAAACAAGCCTCGGATGATGATGATTCTCCGAGCGCCGAGCGGGATCGCGCGCGAAATCAGCCGAGCAGATATAGGCGGGCAGGGGGGctgg
Coding sequences:
- the LOC4334589 gene encoding uncharacterized protein — encoded protein: MGGQGAGGGGGRRWTQRPCRTGGGGVVRRTVAALAKEQGATAAAAVPRRAEGTGLSLVGKQRCIRGVSNFRSNTGSTTENDYICSDSRVFNYRNSSGTSTRCSAGEQLKNGMGSCHSQPSVLAELMHLDTAKAETSFSSSRRSKFSYNWKSLHGSSTTSSYGSPCHPMFNLSKHSTNPKPPPPLKNSARMSNFSYQLVRSAESPKNAKYSLSEKMSHLLKPPNSSSHQNGNFTVGALKRRHNIAHFGGAINKLLKNEVHKKATPSEGRHWQTLLDNSLIRQNKLYCSEPRNEESTEQSWSSTDSESEKAVCFSSSGSIADLHASVSTDTSDSSDHSMSSSCLSVNDRWKMTFKKVHCALAANLDSMYVTNHKELEQPSPVSVLEIPDEDFSVTKSIKLDLHPESELVRCPSVESTAEVGEIGISDYALGVDGLDASLNGEAIQLVEDIFEEFGDEEEREFSYVLDILIVSGIHGTAEDQLYKVCQSLDCPAGYDVFEKLEKKYMKVAEWSRSDRKLIFDMVNTILSEILAPCLDMHPWVKSARKMAPVWGSEGLLEKILQMLVQRREELGLSKTKPEKKALDRKWPDLSDCIDRVGRDVENMIKDDLLEEMLLDLFS